One segment of Bacteroides caecimuris DNA contains the following:
- a CDS encoding DUF4855 domain-containing protein: MKRILFILFLCCIGSGLAACQDEDHTVPTLPSENDPEINDPVVEFYDWEKNRTELLTSTDMVLLYGGGHHRTPYTWDKERVSSYIRYVDTDNQSHWLFDSFLFLEIMDTGTGGANKMFAKGYNLESANQADWMKLIDYYFQSETGIGALDASVKEASAILGTPRQKRQIVISIPEPIVYQHPEQASSSTKYWGKIDNQTLNFSNSADRIKACKWYIDQVRAKFNEKNYQHVELAGFYWLAEKATDTRDILNAVAIYLNKLKYSFNWIPYYGADGYNQWKSLGFNYAYFQPNYFFNESVPDSRLEDACQKALTYDMHMELEFDDNALNSRGKAYRLKNYMSAFKKHGIWEKKRLAYYQGSASLLTLKKSGNAADTQLYHEFCNFVISRPIRSSH, from the coding sequence ATGAAACGTATTCTATTTATTCTCTTTCTCTGTTGTATAGGTAGTGGTCTTGCTGCTTGCCAAGACGAAGACCACACGGTCCCTACCCTCCCATCCGAGAATGATCCGGAAATAAACGATCCAGTCGTAGAATTCTATGATTGGGAAAAGAACCGCACCGAGTTACTGACATCTACAGATATGGTGTTACTTTATGGCGGAGGACATCATCGCACTCCCTATACATGGGATAAAGAACGTGTAAGTTCTTATATCAGATATGTAGATACCGACAATCAATCCCACTGGCTATTCGACAGCTTCCTCTTTTTGGAAATTATGGACACAGGTACAGGAGGCGCTAATAAAATGTTCGCCAAAGGGTACAATCTGGAATCAGCCAATCAAGCAGACTGGATGAAACTTATAGACTATTACTTCCAATCTGAAACAGGAATCGGAGCATTAGATGCATCAGTCAAAGAGGCCTCTGCCATTTTGGGAACCCCACGGCAGAAACGTCAGATTGTGATCAGTATACCAGAGCCCATTGTCTACCAACACCCGGAACAAGCATCCTCATCAACTAAGTATTGGGGGAAAATTGATAACCAGACGCTTAACTTTTCCAACTCTGCCGACCGAATTAAAGCCTGCAAATGGTATATCGATCAGGTACGTGCCAAGTTCAATGAAAAGAACTATCAACATGTAGAATTAGCGGGATTTTATTGGCTTGCCGAGAAAGCGACCGACACCCGTGACATTTTAAATGCGGTTGCCATCTACCTGAATAAACTAAAATATAGTTTCAACTGGATCCCCTATTATGGAGCAGATGGATATAATCAGTGGAAATCACTAGGATTTAATTATGCTTATTTCCAGCCTAATTATTTCTTCAACGAATCCGTCCCCGATTCTCGTCTGGAAGATGCCTGCCAGAAAGCACTCACGTATGATATGCACATGGAACTGGAATTTGATGACAATGCTCTGAATAGCAGAGGAAAGGCTTATCGTTTGAAGAACTATATGAGTGCATTCAAGAAACATGGCATATGGGAGAAAAAACGCCTTGCCTATTATCAGGGAAGTGCATCCCTACTTACACTAAAAAAATCAGGGAACGCAGCCGATACCCAACTCTATCATGAGTTCTGTAATTTTGTCATCAGCCGCCCCATCCGGAGTTCACATTAG
- a CDS encoding sialate O-acetylesterase — protein MKILIYFLIIVLWSINMEAKVKLPPLLSDNMVLQQKSNVRIWGKATPNSTVVVTPSWANKEVKTHADEKGCWELQITTPAASFEEHTLTLTDGEQSVTLQHLLVGEVWLCAGQSNMVMPLNGFDYCPISDSNNVIADAPNHPGIRMVTIKPTVKLSPQEYAEGSWQQPTTENAPKFSAAAYHYALTLQRTLQIPIGVITCAWGGSRVEGWLPKEILQTYKDEDLTLIGSDKTPVYLQSMLMYNGILYPCHKYTIKGFIWYQGESNVRSSRTYAERLATMVKHWRSIWKQGDLPFYYVETVPFACEYKEDGYIGALLREAQQKALSLIPNSGMIGTNDLVETYEAPQVHPHNKKGIGERLAYMSLNKTYGYQGIESEYPSYKSMKINGETIEISFSHAEKGLSPWMNISGFEIAGSDKVFYPAEASLNQKDHTVIVKSPTVKSPVAVRYCFRNFLKGNLINTRNLPVRPFRTDKW, from the coding sequence ATGAAGATTCTTATCTACTTTTTAATAATTGTACTGTGGAGCATCAATATGGAGGCAAAAGTCAAATTGCCTCCACTACTTAGTGACAATATGGTCTTACAGCAAAAAAGCAATGTACGAATCTGGGGAAAAGCGACTCCAAATTCTACTGTTGTAGTAACTCCTTCATGGGCAAATAAGGAAGTCAAAACCCATGCTGACGAAAAGGGGTGTTGGGAATTACAGATCACAACGCCTGCTGCCAGTTTCGAAGAACATACATTAACACTGACGGATGGAGAACAATCTGTCACTTTGCAGCACCTCCTGGTCGGAGAAGTCTGGTTATGTGCCGGACAATCAAATATGGTAATGCCTTTGAACGGATTTGATTATTGTCCCATAAGCGACTCCAATAATGTCATAGCAGATGCTCCCAATCATCCGGGAATACGAATGGTAACCATAAAGCCGACAGTAAAACTATCTCCGCAGGAGTATGCAGAAGGAAGCTGGCAGCAACCAACTACGGAAAATGCTCCGAAGTTTAGTGCAGCCGCCTATCATTATGCATTAACTTTACAACGGACCTTGCAGATTCCTATAGGAGTTATCACCTGTGCATGGGGAGGCTCAAGAGTAGAAGGTTGGCTACCTAAGGAAATACTACAAACCTACAAGGATGAAGACCTGACTTTAATAGGAAGTGACAAGACACCAGTCTATTTACAATCGATGTTAATGTATAATGGAATTTTATACCCCTGTCACAAATATACAATAAAAGGTTTTATCTGGTATCAAGGAGAAAGTAATGTAAGAAGTAGCAGAACATACGCCGAACGCCTAGCTACAATGGTAAAACATTGGCGATCAATATGGAAACAAGGAGACCTGCCTTTCTACTATGTTGAGACAGTCCCATTTGCCTGTGAATATAAAGAAGATGGCTACATAGGAGCATTATTGCGGGAAGCTCAACAAAAGGCGCTTTCACTCATTCCCAATAGTGGTATGATCGGAACAAACGACTTAGTAGAGACATACGAAGCTCCTCAAGTGCATCCTCACAATAAAAAAGGGATTGGAGAACGCCTCGCATATATGTCCTTGAATAAGACATACGGATATCAGGGAATAGAATCCGAATATCCATCTTATAAAAGCATGAAAATCAACGGAGAGACAATTGAAATCTCCTTTTCCCATGCAGAAAAAGGATTAAGCCCCTGGATGAATATCTCCGGATTTGAGATTGCAGGTTCAGATAAAGTCTTTTATCCGGCAGAGGCCTCTTTAAATCAGAAGGATCATACAGTAATTGTCAAATCCCCAACAGTCAAATCTCCCGTTGCCGTTCGTTACTGTTTTCGGAATTTCCTGAAAGGAAATCTGATTAATACACGCAATCTGCCGGTCAGACCATTTCGCACAGATAAGTGGTAA
- a CDS encoding SGNH/GDSL hydrolase family protein produces the protein MKRHIIILLITFLCLPEYLEAQLKYYDAAEFPLYGKATKNTENRYERLPDSLKHVSRKPVWNLSRNSAGLAIRFCSNSTTIATKWENLNNNLMNHMTPTGTKGLDLYTWVDGAWRFVNSGRPTGKVNQATIIANMEPVEREYMLYLPLYDGVISLSIGIDAEASISVPRTAIPVRTKPIVFYGTSILQGGCANRPGMAHTNIISRRLNREIINLGFSGNALLDYEIAEVMSLVDAGVYVLDFVPNASSDQIYEKMETFYRILRDKHPRTPIIFIEDPVFTHALFDKKIAIEINKKNKAVNSVFKSLKTKGEKNIYMISSEKMLGEDGEATVDGIHFTDLGMMRYADLVCPVIKKVLKK, from the coding sequence ATGAAAAGACATATCATCATTTTGCTCATTACATTCTTGTGCTTGCCGGAATATCTGGAAGCTCAATTAAAATATTATGATGCTGCCGAGTTTCCATTGTATGGTAAAGCCACAAAGAATACAGAAAATCGCTACGAACGATTGCCGGATTCATTAAAGCATGTCTCTCGTAAACCGGTATGGAATTTAAGCAGAAACTCCGCAGGATTAGCAATCAGATTTTGCTCCAATTCAACAACAATAGCCACCAAATGGGAGAATTTGAATAATAACCTGATGAATCACATGACACCTACCGGTACTAAAGGACTCGATCTATACACATGGGTAGACGGAGCATGGAGATTTGTGAATAGTGGGCGCCCCACCGGAAAAGTGAATCAAGCCACAATTATAGCAAATATGGAACCGGTCGAGCGAGAATATATGCTATATTTACCTCTTTATGATGGAGTAATTTCATTGTCCATCGGAATAGATGCAGAAGCATCTATATCAGTACCTCGAACGGCAATTCCAGTACGGACTAAACCAATCGTTTTTTATGGAACAAGCATTCTTCAAGGTGGCTGTGCCAATCGTCCTGGGATGGCACATACCAATATCATTTCCCGCCGTCTCAATCGAGAGATCATCAACTTGGGATTCAGTGGAAATGCACTTTTAGACTACGAAATAGCCGAAGTAATGTCTTTAGTAGATGCAGGAGTGTATGTACTAGACTTCGTCCCTAATGCTTCCTCCGATCAGATATATGAGAAAATGGAAACCTTCTATCGCATACTTCGGGATAAGCATCCACGCACTCCGATTATATTTATTGAGGACCCCGTATTCACTCATGCTCTGTTCGACAAGAAAATAGCTATCGAAATAAACAAAAAGAATAAAGCCGTCAACAGTGTCTTCAAATCTCTAAAAACAAAAGGTGAAAAGAATATATACATGATTTCTTCCGAAAAGATGCTTGGAGAAGATGGAGAAGCAACAGTAGACGGTATTCATTTCACAGACTTAGGAATGATGAGATATGCAGACCTTGTTTGTCCGGTTATAAAGAAAGTATTAAAAAAATAA
- a CDS encoding beta-N-acetylhexosaminidase gives MKLLLTTLAIVYLSLFMSLQAQEQVRVIPYPTEVTMQAETCKLKSGQKIHYLDASLYKEAAFLEKELADLNYKMKVIPGKKAAKGINLSLDNRLQNKEGYQLIIAPKQVLIKGGSPAGVFYGIQTLLQQLTYGDLRCGTIEDAPRYEWRGYMLDEARHFSGEKRVKQILDLMAYYKMNRFHWHLTDAQGWRIEIKQYPKLATIGGEGCHSDPDTPAQYYTQEQIRDIIAYAKERHIEIIPEIDMPGHATAANKAYPEYSGGGTEEHPEFTFNVGKEETYTYLTNILKEIAALFPSPYLHIGGDEVAYGIKAWETDPHVQALLKREGLQTVKEAERYFMHRMTDVVNSLGKTLVGWDELLDLNVKQDNTIIMWWRHDKPDYLRKSLTKGYSTIMCPRKPLYFDFVQYKDHKWGRIWDGFCPIEDVYAFPDKWFAEWGVSASDLSHVKGIQANTWTELMHTKDRVDFMIFPRLCALAESAWSAPTVKDYDKFLSRMEDAFTLFDKLNIYYFDYRNPQHHPEPAGPVIKKKEKIQMDFRD, from the coding sequence ATGAAACTATTACTTACAACCTTGGCAATAGTCTATCTAAGTTTGTTCATGAGCCTGCAAGCACAAGAACAGGTACGGGTTATCCCCTATCCTACTGAAGTCACCATGCAAGCAGAAACGTGTAAACTCAAATCGGGTCAGAAAATCCACTATCTGGATGCCAGTTTATATAAAGAAGCAGCATTCCTTGAAAAGGAACTCGCTGATTTAAACTATAAAATGAAAGTAATCCCCGGCAAAAAAGCTGCGAAAGGAATCAACTTATCATTAGACAATAGACTGCAAAACAAAGAGGGCTATCAGCTGATTATCGCCCCCAAACAGGTCCTAATCAAAGGAGGAAGTCCAGCTGGAGTTTTCTATGGTATTCAAACGCTATTACAGCAGTTAACCTACGGAGATCTAAGATGTGGAACGATAGAAGACGCCCCGCGTTATGAATGGAGAGGATATATGCTTGATGAAGCACGTCACTTTTCCGGCGAAAAAAGGGTAAAACAAATCCTTGACCTGATGGCATATTATAAGATGAATCGCTTCCATTGGCATCTGACAGACGCACAAGGATGGAGAATCGAAATTAAACAATACCCTAAACTGGCAACTATAGGAGGAGAAGGTTGCCATAGTGATCCAGATACACCGGCACAATATTATACACAAGAGCAGATCCGTGATATCATAGCATATGCCAAAGAACGTCATATTGAAATTATACCCGAAATAGACATGCCCGGACATGCCACAGCAGCCAATAAAGCTTACCCGGAATACTCAGGCGGAGGAACGGAAGAACATCCGGAATTCACTTTTAACGTCGGCAAAGAAGAAACTTATACTTATCTGACTAATATACTAAAAGAAATAGCTGCCTTATTCCCTTCTCCATATTTACATATCGGAGGCGACGAAGTAGCTTACGGAATCAAGGCATGGGAAACAGACCCACATGTACAAGCACTATTGAAACGCGAAGGGTTACAAACTGTAAAGGAAGCAGAACGCTACTTTATGCATAGAATGACAGATGTAGTAAACTCACTAGGTAAAACTTTAGTCGGTTGGGATGAACTTCTCGACTTGAATGTAAAGCAAGATAATACTATCATTATGTGGTGGAGGCATGATAAACCCGATTACCTGCGCAAATCACTGACCAAAGGATATTCGACTATCATGTGTCCGCGCAAACCGCTTTATTTTGACTTCGTACAATATAAAGACCACAAATGGGGACGAATCTGGGACGGATTCTGCCCAATAGAAGATGTATATGCTTTCCCCGACAAATGGTTTGCCGAATGGGGAGTGTCAGCCTCTGACCTCTCACATGTCAAAGGCATACAGGCCAATACATGGACGGAACTAATGCATACTAAAGATCGGGTAGATTTCATGATCTTTCCCCGCCTCTGCGCACTGGCAGAATCAGCTTGGTCCGCACCGACAGTCAAAGACTACGACAAGTTCCTGTCACGTATGGAAGATGCATTCACCTTATTTGATAAGCTGAATATTTATTACTTTGATTATCGTAATCCTCAGCACCATCCGGAACCGGCTGGTCCTGTCATCAAAAAGAAAGAAAAAATACAAATGGATTTCCGTGACTAA
- a CDS encoding phosphodiester glycosidase family protein, which translates to MKQIIFIAILLTCAFGACSSDNDGDEQSASVQAPSDITIERMGKTKVLLRWKDNSNNETGFSILLRKADTSENIEIAKVAANVTEYTIESGLEEGNIYYFGVRAFSATNTSRAIYELYRLVALGDEPSIAIIGSIKANSTCISSSYQVTNIAGQTNVKYGLCWSTENTPTINDQKQNGPEVAEDGKVFQVIPNTLLDYGKSYKVRAFLTTSTGTYYSAESTVSLETEPQAIQLTWNKLTKSTLPAEIELYETTSNLNGSNFHAWYAIGDLSTGKVEVRVHIPSSPATIDTQSASFNGDCYLLVNGGYFYNGNHTGIAVINSIKSGSVSAVRGSLKTGDTEYNSMYNVTRGTFGVDASGKPNVVWTGTDASSNVFYFDRPLPSVKGENKYGIVTNENPTTAISWSPKYALSAGPVLLKDKKIPFDFTETSKGTDYYLSNYEIIPYDIFGANVTPDRTAIGYREDGKVVIFICDGRITASGGATLTELAQIMKGLGCVGAINLDGGGSTGMVVGDEHLNDMTGGNRAVVSTIGFFKKN; encoded by the coding sequence ATGAAACAGATTATATTTATAGCAATATTATTAACATGTGCCTTCGGAGCCTGCTCAAGTGACAATGACGGCGACGAACAGTCTGCAAGCGTACAAGCACCTTCAGACATAACCATAGAAAGAATGGGAAAAACCAAAGTATTACTACGTTGGAAAGACAATAGTAATAATGAAACCGGATTCAGCATCTTATTAAGAAAAGCAGATACCAGTGAAAATATAGAAATAGCCAAGGTAGCCGCAAATGTCACAGAATATACAATCGAAAGTGGTCTGGAAGAAGGAAACATATACTATTTCGGAGTAAGAGCATTCTCGGCTACGAATACTTCACGTGCCATTTACGAGCTCTATCGGTTGGTAGCCCTCGGTGACGAGCCAAGCATCGCAATCATAGGAAGTATCAAAGCAAACTCAACTTGTATCAGTTCCTCTTATCAAGTGACAAACATAGCTGGACAAACCAACGTAAAATATGGTTTATGCTGGAGTACCGAAAACACACCCACTATCAATGATCAAAAGCAAAACGGACCGGAAGTTGCTGAAGACGGAAAAGTATTTCAAGTGATTCCGAATACCTTACTCGACTATGGCAAATCCTATAAAGTACGTGCCTTCCTGACAACCTCTACCGGTACTTATTACAGTGCAGAGTCGACTGTTTCCTTGGAAACAGAGCCACAAGCGATCCAATTGACATGGAATAAACTGACTAAGTCTACATTGCCGGCAGAAATCGAACTGTACGAAACCACCAGTAACTTAAATGGTAGTAATTTCCATGCATGGTACGCCATTGGTGATCTCTCTACCGGTAAGGTAGAAGTACGTGTCCACATACCATCTTCTCCCGCAACCATTGACACGCAATCTGCATCATTCAATGGAGACTGTTATTTATTGGTCAATGGAGGATACTTCTATAATGGAAACCATACAGGAATAGCTGTTATCAATTCCATTAAATCGGGCTCTGTTTCAGCCGTTCGGGGGTCACTAAAAACTGGCGATACAGAATACAACAGTATGTATAATGTGACAAGAGGAACATTCGGCGTAGATGCTTCAGGCAAGCCGAATGTTGTTTGGACAGGAACGGATGCCTCCAGTAATGTTTTCTATTTCGACCGTCCTTTGCCATCTGTCAAAGGAGAAAATAAATATGGAATTGTCACTAATGAAAATCCGACTACCGCAATTAGCTGGAGTCCTAAATATGCTTTAAGTGCAGGTCCTGTATTACTGAAAGACAAAAAAATCCCATTCGATTTTACAGAGACATCAAAGGGCACAGATTACTATCTCAGTAACTATGAAATCATTCCGTATGACATTTTCGGAGCGAATGTAACCCCGGACCGTACAGCAATCGGTTATCGTGAAGATGGAAAAGTGGTCATATTCATATGTGACGGACGTATTACCGCCAGTGGTGGAGCAACTTTAACAGAACTGGCACAAATAATGAAAGGATTAGGCTGTGTAGGAGCTATTAATCTTGACGGCGGAGGTTCTACCGGAATGGTTGTAGGAGACGAACACTTGAATGACATGACCGGAGGAAACCGGGCAGTCGTTTCTACAATTGGATTCTTCAAGAAAAATTAG
- a CDS encoding DUF6259 domain-containing protein has product MRNMITSIISILCYLQCFGTLSASVTAKNENGNFVLKNKNVELVFANGKEFLFKEFRMDGMNILPVDGSTTHPWQLIYRGPNGENPTLMPRWGEYKGGEIQKTQDASTLIFTWQMVIDAGPTCPVRILVTLGKDAELPEWRIEAEMPEGWVITESEFPRIAVNRPEGAKGILPVGFGTEYTIGNEGQLQSRYPSCTGTMQLVLMHHKGGTVYFAAQDKGGSGKVFRMKSEGKSLVFIQNVTTSYAWTQNKKFCIPWETVMGFTKKGWQDAAVQWYRPFTFETLWGAKTISERPIAEWIKNADMWLRPGEVNAETMEAVRKAMKYYGKGVGLHWYYWHNHRFDTKYPEYFPEKAGFKEMIKETQELGGFITPYINGRLWDPATDSYKTLNGKDASCRKADGTLYTEVYSSKVLNTVTCPASYIWRDVLKGVNKQILTELKTNGVYMDQIGCANSEPCYATNHGHAPGGGDWWPFAYRSLLTEMRTNLYKENQAMTTEENAECYIDLFDMMLVVNSPHNSYTKMVPLFPLIYSDRCIYSGYTYIPWRITDGSLNFMSMRSLLWGSQLGWVEPSLLMRPDAKREAKFLKNLTDFRRQQHDLFLGGRFIQEIIPTGDNPTQEIPNYEITPVVLAAEWASVSDEHVYLIVNMSEQEHKVTLPNKKQITIKALDAIRINK; this is encoded by the coding sequence ATGAGAAATATGATAACCAGTATTATTAGCATATTATGCTATTTACAATGTTTTGGAACTTTATCAGCCTCAGTGACTGCTAAAAATGAAAATGGAAACTTTGTATTAAAAAACAAGAATGTTGAATTAGTGTTTGCCAACGGAAAAGAATTCTTATTCAAGGAATTCCGCATGGATGGCATGAACATATTGCCTGTAGATGGAAGTACAACACATCCGTGGCAACTAATCTATCGGGGTCCCAACGGAGAGAACCCGACCTTAATGCCCCGATGGGGCGAATATAAAGGAGGCGAGATACAAAAAACTCAAGATGCCTCAACATTAATATTCACCTGGCAAATGGTTATAGATGCAGGACCGACGTGTCCGGTACGCATATTAGTCACATTAGGTAAAGATGCCGAACTACCGGAATGGCGCATTGAAGCAGAAATGCCGGAAGGATGGGTGATTACAGAATCTGAATTTCCCCGTATTGCTGTAAACAGACCGGAAGGAGCAAAAGGAATTCTTCCTGTCGGATTCGGGACCGAATACACAATCGGCAATGAAGGACAACTGCAATCACGTTATCCTTCGTGTACAGGCACAATGCAATTAGTGCTGATGCATCATAAAGGAGGCACAGTCTACTTTGCCGCACAAGACAAAGGGGGATCTGGCAAAGTATTCAGAATGAAAAGTGAAGGAAAAAGTCTTGTATTTATTCAGAACGTGACAACATCCTATGCCTGGACTCAAAACAAGAAGTTCTGCATTCCTTGGGAAACAGTGATGGGATTTACCAAAAAGGGATGGCAGGACGCTGCAGTACAATGGTATCGTCCATTTACTTTCGAAACACTGTGGGGTGCAAAAACTATTTCAGAACGTCCTATAGCAGAATGGATCAAAAACGCTGATATGTGGCTACGGCCGGGAGAAGTAAATGCTGAAACAATGGAAGCAGTACGTAAAGCGATGAAATACTATGGAAAAGGAGTCGGATTGCATTGGTATTATTGGCACAATCATCGTTTCGATACTAAATATCCGGAATACTTTCCCGAAAAAGCAGGATTCAAAGAAATGATTAAAGAAACACAGGAACTTGGAGGATTTATTACTCCATATATTAACGGTCGTCTATGGGATCCAGCAACAGACAGCTATAAAACGCTTAATGGTAAAGATGCCTCTTGTCGCAAAGCTGATGGTACATTATATACAGAAGTATATAGCTCAAAGGTATTAAATACTGTAACCTGCCCAGCTTCTTATATTTGGAGAGATGTGCTGAAAGGAGTCAACAAACAGATATTAACTGAACTAAAAACGAACGGTGTATATATGGATCAGATAGGTTGCGCCAACAGCGAACCCTGCTATGCAACCAACCACGGACATGCACCTGGCGGTGGTGATTGGTGGCCTTTTGCCTACCGCAGTTTACTCACCGAAATGCGCACAAATCTATACAAAGAGAACCAAGCCATGACAACAGAAGAAAATGCAGAGTGCTATATTGACCTGTTTGACATGATGTTAGTTGTCAATTCTCCGCACAACAGCTATACAAAAATGGTTCCGTTGTTTCCGCTCATTTATTCTGACCGTTGCATCTATAGCGGATACACCTACATCCCTTGGCGTATCACAGACGGTTCTTTGAATTTCATGAGTATGCGTAGTCTGTTATGGGGTTCTCAGTTAGGATGGGTAGAGCCCAGTCTGTTGATGCGCCCAGATGCGAAAAGGGAAGCTAAATTTCTGAAAAATCTGACAGATTTCCGCCGTCAACAACATGATTTATTCTTGGGAGGCCGTTTTATACAGGAAATAATTCCAACTGGTGATAACCCAACGCAAGAGATACCCAACTATGAAATAACTCCGGTAGTATTAGCGGCAGAATGGGCTAGTGTATCAGACGAACACGTATACCTTATAGTAAACATGAGTGAACAAGAACACAAGGTTACACTGCCTAATAAAAAACAAATAACCATCAAAGCACTTGATGCGATCAGAATCAACAAATAA
- a CDS encoding NPCBM/NEW2 domain-containing protein, with the protein MLLVILTISWKCQAEEVKEIWLDELGESSYYIQDWGLPRINKAVTMTPLTVKGIVYERGIGTHAISRMLFDIGKKAKTLSGLAGADDNTPFACNLQFKILGDRKELWRSGIMRKGDPAKPFNIDLSGIDKVLLLVEECGDGMMYDRADWLNVKFTTLGDVQPIPVWPKPIAKEKYILTPQSPDAPQINNPLTYGARPGNPFLMPIMVSGKRPMTYKAKGLPKGLKLNRKTGLITGSTNTNGNFKVRLQATNEKGTDEKEITLKIGSEIMLTPPMGWNSWNCWRFAADDQKVRDAARIMHEKLQAYGWTYVNIDDGWEADERTPEGELLANEKFPDFKTLTDYIHSLGLKFGIYSSPGWTTCGKHIGSYQHELTDAKTWEKWGVDYLKYDYCGYAAIEKDSEEKTIQEPFIVMRNALDQIKRDIVYCVGYGAPNVWNWGAEAGGNLWRTTRDINDQWNIVMAIRCFQDVCAHVSAPGKYNDPDMLVVGKLEPGWGAKSHDSDLTADEQYAHISLWSILSVPLLLGCDMTAIDDFTLGLLTNPEVIAVNQDPLVAPATKLTVPNGQIWYKKLYDGSYALGFFQMDPYFILWDQDKAVNIQQQKYNFNFALNQLGIQGKVKIRDLWRQKDLGIFSGSYETSIPYHGVSLIKITPIK; encoded by the coding sequence ATGTTATTGGTTATACTAACGATTAGTTGGAAATGCCAGGCAGAAGAAGTAAAAGAAATTTGGCTGGACGAGTTAGGCGAAAGTTCTTATTACATACAGGATTGGGGACTCCCCCGAATCAACAAAGCAGTCACTATGACGCCATTGACTGTGAAAGGCATCGTCTATGAACGCGGCATAGGAACTCATGCAATCAGCCGTATGCTCTTTGATATCGGAAAAAAAGCCAAGACGCTTTCCGGATTAGCAGGTGCAGATGACAATACCCCATTTGCTTGTAATCTTCAGTTCAAGATATTAGGAGATCGGAAAGAACTATGGAGAAGCGGAATTATGAGAAAAGGAGATCCTGCCAAACCTTTCAATATCGATTTATCAGGAATAGACAAAGTTTTATTATTGGTAGAGGAATGCGGAGATGGAATGATGTACGACCGCGCTGATTGGCTGAATGTCAAATTCACAACTCTCGGTGACGTACAGCCCATTCCTGTATGGCCCAAGCCCATTGCCAAAGAAAAATACATATTGACTCCACAAAGTCCGGACGCTCCACAAATCAATAACCCCCTGACTTATGGCGCTCGTCCCGGCAATCCTTTTCTCATGCCAATTATGGTTAGCGGCAAACGACCTATGACCTATAAAGCCAAAGGACTTCCGAAAGGATTAAAGTTAAACCGGAAAACAGGACTCATCACCGGAAGCACGAATACAAATGGAAACTTTAAGGTCCGCCTACAAGCGACAAATGAGAAAGGAACAGATGAAAAGGAGATCACACTGAAAATAGGTAGCGAGATTATGCTTACTCCTCCTATGGGCTGGAATAGCTGGAACTGCTGGCGATTTGCAGCTGATGACCAAAAGGTACGTGATGCCGCCCGAATCATGCACGAAAAGCTTCAGGCTTACGGATGGACTTATGTGAACATAGATGATGGATGGGAAGCCGATGAACGTACACCCGAAGGTGAACTCCTGGCTAACGAAAAATTTCCGGACTTTAAGACACTTACTGACTACATTCACTCGTTAGGGCTGAAATTCGGAATCTACTCTTCACCGGGCTGGACGACCTGTGGCAAGCATATAGGTAGCTACCAGCACGAATTGACAGATGCAAAAACTTGGGAGAAGTGGGGAGTGGACTATTTGAAATACGATTATTGCGGTTATGCTGCCATTGAGAAGGACTCGGAAGAGAAAACGATTCAAGAACCATTTATCGTCATGCGCAACGCTTTAGATCAGATAAAACGGGATATCGTATATTGTGTCGGATACGGAGCTCCCAATGTATGGAACTGGGGAGCGGAAGCCGGAGGTAATTTGTGGCGAACAACCCGTGATATCAACGACCAATGGAATATTGTAATGGCAATCAGGTGTTTCCAGGATGTTTGCGCACATGTATCAGCACCTGGAAAATATAACGATCCGGATATGTTGGTAGTAGGCAAATTAGAACCGGGATGGGGTGCCAAATCCCACGATTCGGACTTAACCGCTGACGAACAATATGCACATATCTCCCTATGGTCCATCCTTTCCGTCCCATTATTGCTTGGTTGTGACATGACTGCCATAGACGATTTCACGTTAGGTCTTCTGACCAATCCGGAAGTGATTGCAGTCAATCAGGACCCACTGGTAGCCCCTGCTACTAAGCTCACAGTTCCCAACGGGCAAATATGGTATAAAAAGTTATACGATGGTTCCTATGCACTCGGCTTCTTCCAGATGGATCCCTACTTCATTTTATGGGATCAGGATAAAGCAGTAAATATCCAGCAACAAAAATATAACTTTAACTTTGCCCTTAATCAGTTGGGCATCCAAGGTAAAGTCAAAATCAGAGACTTATGGAGACAAAAAGACTTAGGAATATTCAGTGGTAGTTATGAAACTTCCATCCCCTATCACGGTGTCTCCCTAATCAAAATAACACCTATAAAATAA